The following coding sequences lie in one Rutidosis leptorrhynchoides isolate AG116_Rl617_1_P2 chromosome 4, CSIRO_AGI_Rlap_v1, whole genome shotgun sequence genomic window:
- the LOC139904031 gene encoding delta(12) fatty acid desaturase FAD2, translated as MGAGGRMSDPANSNSKTEPETIQRVPYQKPPFTVGDIKKAIPPHCFNRSVIRSFSYVIYDLTIIFILYYLANNYIQLLPKPLAYVAWPVYWAVQGCVSTGVWVIAHECGHHAFSDYQWLDDTVGLILHSALLVPYFSWKYSHRRHHSNTGSIEHDEVFVPKLKSGVRSTARYLNNPPGRILTLLVTLTLGWPLYLMFNVSGRYYDRFACHFDPNSPIYSNREQAQIFISDVGIIAVLFVLFRIAMVKGLTWVLTMYAGPLLVVNGFLVLITFLQHTHPSLPHYDSTEWDWLRGALATIDRDYGVLNKVFHNITDTHVAHHLFSTMPHYHAMEATKIIKPILGDYYQFDGTSIFKAMYRETKECIYVDKDAEVKDGVYWYSNKI; from the coding sequence ATGGGTGCAGGTGGTCGAATGTCAGATCCCGCCAACAGCAACAGCAAAACCGAACCCGAAACTATCCAACGAGTCCCGTACCAAAAACCGCCCTTCACGGTTGGAGACATCAAAAAAGCCATCCCACCTCATTGTTTCAATCGATCCGTTATCCGTTCTTTCTCTTACGTCATCTATGACCTCACCATCATTTTCATTCTTTATTACCTTGCTAACAACTACATCCAACTCCTCCCTAAACCGCTCGCCTACGTGGCGTGGCCCGTTTACTGGGCCGTTCAAGGTTGTGTTTCAACCGGGGTTTGGGTCATAGCCCACGAATGTGGCCATCACGCCTTTAGTGACTACCAATGGCTCGATGATACTGTCGGCCTTATCCTACATTCCGCCCTTCTCGTCCCGTATTTCTCATGGAAATACAGTCACCGCCGACATCACTCCAACACGGGTTCGATCGAACACGACGAGGTTTTCGTCCCGAAACTAAAATCGGGTGTACGGTCAACCGCTCGATATCTTAACAACCCACCGGGCCGTATCCTCACCCTTCTTGTCACACTAACCCTAGGTTGGCCTTTATACCTAATGTTCAACGTTTCGGGCCGATACTACGATCGATTCgcgtgccatttcgacccaaatagTCCCATTTACTCCAACCGTGAACAGGCCCAAATATTCATCTCCGATGTCGGGATAATAGCCGTCCTTTTCGTACTCTTTCGAATCGCAATGGTTAAAGGACTAACATGGGTATTAACCATGTACGCGGGCCCGTTACTTGTGGTCAATGGTTTCTTAGTATTAATCACATTCTTGCAACACACGCACCCATCGTTACCTCATTACGACTCAACCGAATGGGACTGGTTACGAGGTGCTCTAGCCACTATTGACCGAGACTACGGGGTCTTAAACAAGGTGTTCCATAACATAACCGACACTCACGTGGCCCACCATTTGTTCTCTACAATGCCACATTATCACGCAATGGAGGCCACAAAGATAATCAAGCCGATTTTGGGAGATTATTATCAGTTTGATGGAACGTCGATTTTCAAGGCTATGTATAGGGAAACAAAGGAATGCATTTACGTCGATAAAGATGCTGAGGTTAAGGATGGGGTTTACTGGTACAGTAACAAGATCTGA